From the genome of Chlorocebus sabaeus isolate Y175 chromosome 2, mChlSab1.0.hap1, whole genome shotgun sequence, one region includes:
- the LZTS3 gene encoding leucine zipper putative tumor suppressor 3 isoform X1, translated as MAPADRASEGPRLEDPSAPQPFGKCPPGLVMAKLETLPVRADPGRDPLLAFAPRPSELGPPDPRLAMGSVGSGVAHAQEFAMKSVGTRTGGGGSQGSFPGTRGSGSGASRERPGRYPSEDKGLANSLYLNGDLRGSDHTDVCGNVVGSSGGSSSSGGSDKAPPQYREPSHPPKLLATSGKLDQCSEPLVRPSAFKPVVPKNFHSMQNLCPPQTNGTPEGRQGPGGLKGGLDKSRTMTPAGGSGSGLSDSGRNSLTSLPTYSSSYSQHLAPLSASTSHINRIGTASYGSGSGGSSGGGSGYQDLGTSDSGRASSKSGSSSSMGRPGHLGSGEGGGGGLPFAACSPPSPSALIQELEERLWEKEQEVAALRRSLEQSEAAVAQVLEERQKAWERELAELRQGCSGKLQQVARRAQRAQQGLQLQVLRLQQDKKQLQEEAARLMRQREELEDKVAACQKEQADFLPRMEETKWEVCQKAGEISLLKQQLKDSQADVSQKLSEIVGLRSQLREGRASLREKEEQLLSLRDSFSSKQASLELGEGELPAACLKPALTPVDPAEPQDALATCESDEAKMRRQAGVTAAASLVSVDGEAEAGGESGTRALRREVGRLQAELAAERRARERQGASFAEERRVWLEEKEKVIEYQKQLQLSYVEMYQRNQQLERRLRERGAAGGASTPTPQHGEEKKAWTPSRLERIESTEI; from the exons ATGGCCCCTGCAGACCGGGCCTCGGAGGGTCCCAGGCTTGAGGACCCGTCAGCCCCTCAACCCTTTGGAAAG TGCCCCCCTGGCTTAGTCATGGCGAAGCTGGAGACACTGCCTGTGCGCGCTGACCCAGGGCGGGATCCTCTCCTGGCCTTTGCCCCACGGCCCTCCGAGCTTGGACCCCCGGACCCCCGCCTGGCCATGGGTAGCGTGGGCAGTGGGGTGGCCCATGCCCAGGAATTTGCCATGAAGAGCGTGGGTACCCGCACAGGGGGAGGGGGCAGCCAGGGCAGTTTCCCTGGCACTCGAGGCAGTGGCAGTGGGGccagcagggagaggccaggccgCTACCCCTCAGAGGACAAGGGTCTCGCCAACTCCCTCTACCTCAATGGCGATCTGCGGGGCAGTGACCACACTGATGTCTGTGGCAACGTGGTTGGCAGTAgcggtggcagcagcagcagtggtggcagtgACAAAGCGCCACCACAATATCGTGAGCCCAGCCACCCACCCAAGCTCCTGGCCACCTCTGGCAAGCTAGACCAG TGCTCAGAACCACTAGTTCGGCCATCGGCCTTCAAGCCTGTTGTACCCAAGAATTTCCACTCCATGCAGAATTTGTGCCCCCCGCAGACCAATGGGACTCCTGAGGGACGACAGGGCCCTGGTGGCCTCAAAGGCGGACTGGACAAGTCCCGGACCATGACTCCAGCGGGCGGGAGTGGGAGTGGCCTCTCAGACTCAGGCCGGAACTCCCTCACGAGCCTGCCCACCTACAGCTCCAGCTATAGCCAGCACCTGGCGCCCCTCAGTGCCTCCACCAGCCACATTAACCGCATTGGCACTGCCAGCTATGGTAGTGGTAGTGGCGGCAGCAGTGGTGGGGGGTCGGGCTACCAGGACCTGGGGACCTCTGATAGTGGACGGGCCTCCAGCAAGAGTGGATCATCGTCATCCATGGGGCGGCCAGGCCACCTGGGCTctggggagggtggaggtggaggcCTGCCTTTCGCGGCCTGCTCACCGCCCTCGCCCAGTGCACTCATCCAGGAGCTGGAGGAGCGCCTgtgggagaaggagcaggaggtgGCAGCTCTGCGGCGCAGCCTGGAGCAGAGCGAGGCCGCAGTGGCCCAGGTACTGGAGGAGCGTCAGAAGGCGTGGGAGCGGGAGCTGGCCGAGCTGCGGCAGGGCTGCAGTGGGAAGCTACAGCAGGTGGCCCGCCGTGCCCAGCGTGCCCAGCAGGGCCTACAGCTGCAGGTGCTGCGTCTGCAGCAGGACAAGAAGCAGCTGCAGGAGGAGGCAGCCCGGCTGATGCGGCAGCGGGAAGAGCTGGAGGATAAGGTGGCCGCCTGCCAGAAGGAGCAGGCAGACTTCCTGCCCCGGATGGAGGAAACTAAGTGGGAG GTGTGCCAGAAGGCTGGTGAGATCTCCCTCCTGAAGCAGCAGTTGAAGGACTCACAGGCGGATGTGTCGCAGAAGTTGAGTGAGATCGTGGGACTGCGCTCACAGCTGCGGGAAGGCCGGGCCTCGCTTCGGGAGAAGGAGGAGCAGCTGCTCAGCCTGCGGGACTCCTTCAGCAGCAAGCAGGCCAGCCTGGAGCTGGGCGAGGGCGAGCTGCCTGCTGCCTGCCTCAAGCCGGCGCTGACCCCCGTGGACCCGGCCGAGCCACAGGATGCTTTGGCCACCTGCGAGAGCGACGAGGCTAAGATGCGCCGTCAGGCCGGGGTGACCGCTGCCGCCTCCTTGGTTTCCGTGGAcggggaggcggaggctggtGGGGAGAGCGGGACGCGGGCCCTGCGGCGGGAGGTGGGGCGGCTGCAGGCCGAGCTGGCGGCTGAGCGGCGGGCCCGGGAGCGCCAGGGTGCCAGCTTCGCTGAGGAGCGCCGCGTGTggctggaggagaaggagaaggtgaTCGAGTACCAGAAGCAGCTGCAGCTGAGCTACGTGGAGATGTACCAGCGCAACCAGCAGCTGGAGCGCCGGCTGCGGGAGCGTGGGGCCGCAGGGGGTGCGAGCACGCCCACTCCCCAGCATGGCGAGGAGAAGAAGGCCTGGACCCCCTCCCGCCTTGAGCGCATTGAGTCCACAGAAATCTGA
- the LZTS3 gene encoding leucine zipper putative tumor suppressor 3 isoform X3: MAKLETLPVRADPGRDPLLAFAPRPSELGPPDPRLAMGSVGSGVAHAQEFAMKSVGTRTGGGGSQGSFPGTRGSGSGASRERPGRYPSEDKGLANSLYLNGDLRGSDHTDVCGNVVGSSGGSSSSGGSDKAPPQYREPSHPPKLLATSGKLDQCSEPLVRPSAFKPVVPKNFHSMQNLCPPQTNGTPEGRQGPGGLKGGLDKSRTMTPAGGSGSGLSDSGRNSLTSLPTYSSSYSQHLAPLSASTSHINRIGTASYGSGSGGSSGGGSGYQDLGTSDSGRASSKSGSSSSMGRPGHLGSGEGGGGGLPFAACSPPSPSALIQELEERLWEKEQEVAALRRSLEQSEAAVAQVLEERQKAWERELAELRQGCSGKLQQVARRAQRAQQGLQLQVLRLQQDKKQLQEEAARLMRQREELEDKVAACQKEQADFLPRMEETKWEVCQKAGEISLLKQQLKDSQADVSQKLSEIVGLRSQLREGRASLREKEEQLLSLRDSFSSKQASLELGEGELPAACLKPALTPVDPAEPQDALATCESDEAKMRRQAGVTAAASLVSVDGEAEAGGESGTRALRREVGRLQAELAAERRARERQGASFAEERRVWLEEKEKVIEYQKQLQLSYVEMYQRNQQLERRLRERGAAGGASTPTPQHGEEKKAWTPSRLERIESTEI, from the exons ATGGCGAAGCTGGAGACACTGCCTGTGCGCGCTGACCCAGGGCGGGATCCTCTCCTGGCCTTTGCCCCACGGCCCTCCGAGCTTGGACCCCCGGACCCCCGCCTGGCCATGGGTAGCGTGGGCAGTGGGGTGGCCCATGCCCAGGAATTTGCCATGAAGAGCGTGGGTACCCGCACAGGGGGAGGGGGCAGCCAGGGCAGTTTCCCTGGCACTCGAGGCAGTGGCAGTGGGGccagcagggagaggccaggccgCTACCCCTCAGAGGACAAGGGTCTCGCCAACTCCCTCTACCTCAATGGCGATCTGCGGGGCAGTGACCACACTGATGTCTGTGGCAACGTGGTTGGCAGTAgcggtggcagcagcagcagtggtggcagtgACAAAGCGCCACCACAATATCGTGAGCCCAGCCACCCACCCAAGCTCCTGGCCACCTCTGGCAAGCTAGACCAG TGCTCAGAACCACTAGTTCGGCCATCGGCCTTCAAGCCTGTTGTACCCAAGAATTTCCACTCCATGCAGAATTTGTGCCCCCCGCAGACCAATGGGACTCCTGAGGGACGACAGGGCCCTGGTGGCCTCAAAGGCGGACTGGACAAGTCCCGGACCATGACTCCAGCGGGCGGGAGTGGGAGTGGCCTCTCAGACTCAGGCCGGAACTCCCTCACGAGCCTGCCCACCTACAGCTCCAGCTATAGCCAGCACCTGGCGCCCCTCAGTGCCTCCACCAGCCACATTAACCGCATTGGCACTGCCAGCTATGGTAGTGGTAGTGGCGGCAGCAGTGGTGGGGGGTCGGGCTACCAGGACCTGGGGACCTCTGATAGTGGACGGGCCTCCAGCAAGAGTGGATCATCGTCATCCATGGGGCGGCCAGGCCACCTGGGCTctggggagggtggaggtggaggcCTGCCTTTCGCGGCCTGCTCACCGCCCTCGCCCAGTGCACTCATCCAGGAGCTGGAGGAGCGCCTgtgggagaaggagcaggaggtgGCAGCTCTGCGGCGCAGCCTGGAGCAGAGCGAGGCCGCAGTGGCCCAGGTACTGGAGGAGCGTCAGAAGGCGTGGGAGCGGGAGCTGGCCGAGCTGCGGCAGGGCTGCAGTGGGAAGCTACAGCAGGTGGCCCGCCGTGCCCAGCGTGCCCAGCAGGGCCTACAGCTGCAGGTGCTGCGTCTGCAGCAGGACAAGAAGCAGCTGCAGGAGGAGGCAGCCCGGCTGATGCGGCAGCGGGAAGAGCTGGAGGATAAGGTGGCCGCCTGCCAGAAGGAGCAGGCAGACTTCCTGCCCCGGATGGAGGAAACTAAGTGGGAG GTGTGCCAGAAGGCTGGTGAGATCTCCCTCCTGAAGCAGCAGTTGAAGGACTCACAGGCGGATGTGTCGCAGAAGTTGAGTGAGATCGTGGGACTGCGCTCACAGCTGCGGGAAGGCCGGGCCTCGCTTCGGGAGAAGGAGGAGCAGCTGCTCAGCCTGCGGGACTCCTTCAGCAGCAAGCAGGCCAGCCTGGAGCTGGGCGAGGGCGAGCTGCCTGCTGCCTGCCTCAAGCCGGCGCTGACCCCCGTGGACCCGGCCGAGCCACAGGATGCTTTGGCCACCTGCGAGAGCGACGAGGCTAAGATGCGCCGTCAGGCCGGGGTGACCGCTGCCGCCTCCTTGGTTTCCGTGGAcggggaggcggaggctggtGGGGAGAGCGGGACGCGGGCCCTGCGGCGGGAGGTGGGGCGGCTGCAGGCCGAGCTGGCGGCTGAGCGGCGGGCCCGGGAGCGCCAGGGTGCCAGCTTCGCTGAGGAGCGCCGCGTGTggctggaggagaaggagaaggtgaTCGAGTACCAGAAGCAGCTGCAGCTGAGCTACGTGGAGATGTACCAGCGCAACCAGCAGCTGGAGCGCCGGCTGCGGGAGCGTGGGGCCGCAGGGGGTGCGAGCACGCCCACTCCCCAGCATGGCGAGGAGAAGAAGGCCTGGACCCCCTCCCGCCTTGAGCGCATTGAGTCCACAGAAATCTGA
- the LZTS3 gene encoding leucine zipper putative tumor suppressor 3 isoform X4: MAKLETLPVRADPGRDPLLAFAPRPSELGPPDPRLAMGSVGSGVAHAQEFAMKSVGTRTGGGGSQGSFPGTRGSGSGASRERPGRYPSEDKGLANSLYLNGDLRGSDHTDVCGNVVGSSGGSSSSGGSDKAPPQYREPSHPPKLLATSGKLDQCSEPLVRPSAFKPVVPKNFHSMQNLCPPQTNGTPEGRQGPGGLKGGLDKSRTMTPAGGSGSGLSDSGRNSLTSLPTYSSSYSQHLAPLSASTSHINRIGTASYGSGSGGSSGGGSGYQDLGTSDSGRASSKSGSSSSMGRPGHLGSGEGGGGGLPFAACSPPSPSALIQELEERLWEKEQEVAALRRSLEQSEAAVAQVLEERQKAWERELAELRQGCSGKLQQVARRAQRAQQGLQLQVLRLQQDKKQLQEEAARLMRQREELEDKVCQKAGEISLLKQQLKDSQADVSQKLSEIVGLRSQLREGRASLREKEEQLLSLRDSFSSKQASLELGEGELPAACLKPALTPVDPAEPQDALATCESDEAKMRRQAGVTAAASLVSVDGEAEAGGESGTRALRREVGRLQAELAAERRARERQGASFAEERRVWLEEKEKVIEYQKQLQLSYVEMYQRNQQLERRLRERGAAGGASTPTPQHGEEKKAWTPSRLERIESTEI; encoded by the exons ATGGCGAAGCTGGAGACACTGCCTGTGCGCGCTGACCCAGGGCGGGATCCTCTCCTGGCCTTTGCCCCACGGCCCTCCGAGCTTGGACCCCCGGACCCCCGCCTGGCCATGGGTAGCGTGGGCAGTGGGGTGGCCCATGCCCAGGAATTTGCCATGAAGAGCGTGGGTACCCGCACAGGGGGAGGGGGCAGCCAGGGCAGTTTCCCTGGCACTCGAGGCAGTGGCAGTGGGGccagcagggagaggccaggccgCTACCCCTCAGAGGACAAGGGTCTCGCCAACTCCCTCTACCTCAATGGCGATCTGCGGGGCAGTGACCACACTGATGTCTGTGGCAACGTGGTTGGCAGTAgcggtggcagcagcagcagtggtggcagtgACAAAGCGCCACCACAATATCGTGAGCCCAGCCACCCACCCAAGCTCCTGGCCACCTCTGGCAAGCTAGACCAG TGCTCAGAACCACTAGTTCGGCCATCGGCCTTCAAGCCTGTTGTACCCAAGAATTTCCACTCCATGCAGAATTTGTGCCCCCCGCAGACCAATGGGACTCCTGAGGGACGACAGGGCCCTGGTGGCCTCAAAGGCGGACTGGACAAGTCCCGGACCATGACTCCAGCGGGCGGGAGTGGGAGTGGCCTCTCAGACTCAGGCCGGAACTCCCTCACGAGCCTGCCCACCTACAGCTCCAGCTATAGCCAGCACCTGGCGCCCCTCAGTGCCTCCACCAGCCACATTAACCGCATTGGCACTGCCAGCTATGGTAGTGGTAGTGGCGGCAGCAGTGGTGGGGGGTCGGGCTACCAGGACCTGGGGACCTCTGATAGTGGACGGGCCTCCAGCAAGAGTGGATCATCGTCATCCATGGGGCGGCCAGGCCACCTGGGCTctggggagggtggaggtggaggcCTGCCTTTCGCGGCCTGCTCACCGCCCTCGCCCAGTGCACTCATCCAGGAGCTGGAGGAGCGCCTgtgggagaaggagcaggaggtgGCAGCTCTGCGGCGCAGCCTGGAGCAGAGCGAGGCCGCAGTGGCCCAGGTACTGGAGGAGCGTCAGAAGGCGTGGGAGCGGGAGCTGGCCGAGCTGCGGCAGGGCTGCAGTGGGAAGCTACAGCAGGTGGCCCGCCGTGCCCAGCGTGCCCAGCAGGGCCTACAGCTGCAGGTGCTGCGTCTGCAGCAGGACAAGAAGCAGCTGCAGGAGGAGGCAGCCCGGCTGATGCGGCAGCGGGAAGAGCTGGAGGATAAG GTGTGCCAGAAGGCTGGTGAGATCTCCCTCCTGAAGCAGCAGTTGAAGGACTCACAGGCGGATGTGTCGCAGAAGTTGAGTGAGATCGTGGGACTGCGCTCACAGCTGCGGGAAGGCCGGGCCTCGCTTCGGGAGAAGGAGGAGCAGCTGCTCAGCCTGCGGGACTCCTTCAGCAGCAAGCAGGCCAGCCTGGAGCTGGGCGAGGGCGAGCTGCCTGCTGCCTGCCTCAAGCCGGCGCTGACCCCCGTGGACCCGGCCGAGCCACAGGATGCTTTGGCCACCTGCGAGAGCGACGAGGCTAAGATGCGCCGTCAGGCCGGGGTGACCGCTGCCGCCTCCTTGGTTTCCGTGGAcggggaggcggaggctggtGGGGAGAGCGGGACGCGGGCCCTGCGGCGGGAGGTGGGGCGGCTGCAGGCCGAGCTGGCGGCTGAGCGGCGGGCCCGGGAGCGCCAGGGTGCCAGCTTCGCTGAGGAGCGCCGCGTGTggctggaggagaaggagaaggtgaTCGAGTACCAGAAGCAGCTGCAGCTGAGCTACGTGGAGATGTACCAGCGCAACCAGCAGCTGGAGCGCCGGCTGCGGGAGCGTGGGGCCGCAGGGGGTGCGAGCACGCCCACTCCCCAGCATGGCGAGGAGAAGAAGGCCTGGACCCCCTCCCGCCTTGAGCGCATTGAGTCCACAGAAATCTGA
- the LZTS3 gene encoding leucine zipper putative tumor suppressor 3 isoform X2, producing MAPADRASEGPRLEDPSAPQPFGKCPPGLVMAKLETLPVRADPGRDPLLAFAPRPSELGPPDPRLAMGSVGSGVAHAQEFAMKSVGTRTGGGGSQGSFPGTRGSGSGASRERPGRYPSEDKGLANSLYLNGDLRGSDHTDVCGNVVGSSGGSSSSGGSDKAPPQYREPSHPPKLLATSGKLDQCSEPLVRPSAFKPVVPKNFHSMQNLCPPQTNGTPEGRQGPGGLKGGLDKSRTMTPAGGSGSGLSDSGRNSLTSLPTYSSSYSQHLAPLSASTSHINRIGTASYGSGSGGSSGGGSGYQDLGTSDSGRASSKSGSSSSMGRPGHLGSGEGGGGGLPFAACSPPSPSALIQELEERLWEKEQEVAALRRSLEQSEAAVAQVLEERQKAWERELAELRQGCSGKLQQVARRAQRAQQGLQLQVLRLQQDKKQLQEEAARLMRQREELEDKVCQKAGEISLLKQQLKDSQADVSQKLSEIVGLRSQLREGRASLREKEEQLLSLRDSFSSKQASLELGEGELPAACLKPALTPVDPAEPQDALATCESDEAKMRRQAGVTAAASLVSVDGEAEAGGESGTRALRREVGRLQAELAAERRARERQGASFAEERRVWLEEKEKVIEYQKQLQLSYVEMYQRNQQLERRLRERGAAGGASTPTPQHGEEKKAWTPSRLERIESTEI from the exons ATGGCCCCTGCAGACCGGGCCTCGGAGGGTCCCAGGCTTGAGGACCCGTCAGCCCCTCAACCCTTTGGAAAG TGCCCCCCTGGCTTAGTCATGGCGAAGCTGGAGACACTGCCTGTGCGCGCTGACCCAGGGCGGGATCCTCTCCTGGCCTTTGCCCCACGGCCCTCCGAGCTTGGACCCCCGGACCCCCGCCTGGCCATGGGTAGCGTGGGCAGTGGGGTGGCCCATGCCCAGGAATTTGCCATGAAGAGCGTGGGTACCCGCACAGGGGGAGGGGGCAGCCAGGGCAGTTTCCCTGGCACTCGAGGCAGTGGCAGTGGGGccagcagggagaggccaggccgCTACCCCTCAGAGGACAAGGGTCTCGCCAACTCCCTCTACCTCAATGGCGATCTGCGGGGCAGTGACCACACTGATGTCTGTGGCAACGTGGTTGGCAGTAgcggtggcagcagcagcagtggtggcagtgACAAAGCGCCACCACAATATCGTGAGCCCAGCCACCCACCCAAGCTCCTGGCCACCTCTGGCAAGCTAGACCAG TGCTCAGAACCACTAGTTCGGCCATCGGCCTTCAAGCCTGTTGTACCCAAGAATTTCCACTCCATGCAGAATTTGTGCCCCCCGCAGACCAATGGGACTCCTGAGGGACGACAGGGCCCTGGTGGCCTCAAAGGCGGACTGGACAAGTCCCGGACCATGACTCCAGCGGGCGGGAGTGGGAGTGGCCTCTCAGACTCAGGCCGGAACTCCCTCACGAGCCTGCCCACCTACAGCTCCAGCTATAGCCAGCACCTGGCGCCCCTCAGTGCCTCCACCAGCCACATTAACCGCATTGGCACTGCCAGCTATGGTAGTGGTAGTGGCGGCAGCAGTGGTGGGGGGTCGGGCTACCAGGACCTGGGGACCTCTGATAGTGGACGGGCCTCCAGCAAGAGTGGATCATCGTCATCCATGGGGCGGCCAGGCCACCTGGGCTctggggagggtggaggtggaggcCTGCCTTTCGCGGCCTGCTCACCGCCCTCGCCCAGTGCACTCATCCAGGAGCTGGAGGAGCGCCTgtgggagaaggagcaggaggtgGCAGCTCTGCGGCGCAGCCTGGAGCAGAGCGAGGCCGCAGTGGCCCAGGTACTGGAGGAGCGTCAGAAGGCGTGGGAGCGGGAGCTGGCCGAGCTGCGGCAGGGCTGCAGTGGGAAGCTACAGCAGGTGGCCCGCCGTGCCCAGCGTGCCCAGCAGGGCCTACAGCTGCAGGTGCTGCGTCTGCAGCAGGACAAGAAGCAGCTGCAGGAGGAGGCAGCCCGGCTGATGCGGCAGCGGGAAGAGCTGGAGGATAAG GTGTGCCAGAAGGCTGGTGAGATCTCCCTCCTGAAGCAGCAGTTGAAGGACTCACAGGCGGATGTGTCGCAGAAGTTGAGTGAGATCGTGGGACTGCGCTCACAGCTGCGGGAAGGCCGGGCCTCGCTTCGGGAGAAGGAGGAGCAGCTGCTCAGCCTGCGGGACTCCTTCAGCAGCAAGCAGGCCAGCCTGGAGCTGGGCGAGGGCGAGCTGCCTGCTGCCTGCCTCAAGCCGGCGCTGACCCCCGTGGACCCGGCCGAGCCACAGGATGCTTTGGCCACCTGCGAGAGCGACGAGGCTAAGATGCGCCGTCAGGCCGGGGTGACCGCTGCCGCCTCCTTGGTTTCCGTGGAcggggaggcggaggctggtGGGGAGAGCGGGACGCGGGCCCTGCGGCGGGAGGTGGGGCGGCTGCAGGCCGAGCTGGCGGCTGAGCGGCGGGCCCGGGAGCGCCAGGGTGCCAGCTTCGCTGAGGAGCGCCGCGTGTggctggaggagaaggagaaggtgaTCGAGTACCAGAAGCAGCTGCAGCTGAGCTACGTGGAGATGTACCAGCGCAACCAGCAGCTGGAGCGCCGGCTGCGGGAGCGTGGGGCCGCAGGGGGTGCGAGCACGCCCACTCCCCAGCATGGCGAGGAGAAGAAGGCCTGGACCCCCTCCCGCCTTGAGCGCATTGAGTCCACAGAAATCTGA